A genomic window from Sorex araneus isolate mSorAra2 chromosome 2, mSorAra2.pri, whole genome shotgun sequence includes:
- the CPLX2 gene encoding complexin-2, with the protein MDFVMKQALGGATKDMGKMLGGEEEKDPDAQKKEEERQEALRQQEEERKAKHARMEAEREKVRQQIRDKYGLKKKEEKEAEEKAALEQPCEGSLTRPKKAIPAGCGDEEEEEDESILDTVLKYLPGPLQDMFKK; encoded by the exons ATGGACTTCGTCATGAAGCAGGCCCTGGGAG GGGCCACCAAGGACATGGGCAAGATGCTGGGGGGCGAGGAGGAGAAGGACCCTGACGcgcagaagaaggaggaggagcggCAGGAGGCGCTgcggcagcaggaggaggagcgcAAGGCCAAGCACGCCCGCATGGAGGCTGAGCGCGAGAAGGTCCGGCAGCAAATCCGAGACAAG tacgggctgaagaagaaggaggagaaggaggcggAGGAGAAGGCGGCCCTGGAGCAGCCTTGCGAGGGAAGCTTGACCCGGCCCAAGAAGGCCATCCCGGCCGGCTgcggggacgaggaggaggaggaggacgagagcATCCTGGACACGGTCCTCAAGTACCTGCCCGGCCCGCTGCAGGACATGTTCAAGAAGTAA